Proteins encoded by one window of Angustibacter luteus:
- a CDS encoding chemotaxis protein CheW, translating to MSTQLATFTLDGHTLAIAVEQVQEVLRSQTRTRVPLAPPRVAGLVNLRGQVLTAVDLRVPLGLPPRTEGEPMVVVVRVGGEPVSLLVDTIGDVVEVDERDFEPAPDTLTGAARELILGAYKLPDRLVLALDADRAVGL from the coding sequence ATGAGCACCCAGCTCGCGACCTTCACGTTGGACGGCCACACGCTGGCCATCGCGGTGGAGCAGGTGCAGGAGGTGCTGCGCAGCCAGACCCGCACCCGGGTGCCGCTGGCGCCCCCGCGCGTCGCGGGCCTGGTCAACCTCCGTGGCCAGGTGCTGACCGCGGTCGACCTGCGGGTGCCGCTGGGCCTGCCGCCGCGCACCGAGGGTGAGCCGATGGTGGTCGTCGTCAGGGTGGGCGGTGAGCCGGTGAGCCTGCTCGTCGACACGATCGGAGACGTCGTCGAGGTGGACGAGCGGGACTTCGAGCCTGCCCCGGACACGCTCACCGGAGCCGCCCGCGAGCTGATCCTGGGTGCCTACAAGCTGCCCGACCGCCTCGTCCTGGCCCTGGACGCCGACCGCGCCGTCGGTCTCTGA